TCCGCGCCGATCGGTGTATCGCTACGCATGGGGCATCGCCTTGCTTGGCCTTCTCACCCTGAAATTCAATGACAGCTCGGGCGGCTGCTACTTCATCTATGGCTGCGTGATGCTGCGTACCTGTGAGTGGAGCTGGCGCAAGTACCTTCTGCAGGTATTCGCCATGTGCGTGGCGTTCGCACTGGTTTCATCGGTGGATGGAATGCCGTGGCAAGTCATTGCCTATCTGATTGCGATGGTAGGCATTATCACTACGGTGATTAATGTCAGCATCAATGCGTCAAAGAAAAATGCCGCGTTGAAGCTATCGCAGGATGAAGTGCGTCGACTGGCGGCGACGGCCGAGCGAGAGCGCATAGGGCGTGACCTGCACGACCTGCTTGGTCATACCTTGTCGCTGATCACACTCAAGCTGGAGCTGTCGCGCAAACTGTTCGATCGGGATCCCGTTGCGTCGCGCCGCGAGCTGGAAGAAGCGGAAAACGTGGCGCGTCATGCGCTGGGTGAAGTGCGTGCCGCCGTCACCGGCATTCGCGCCACTGACCTGGCCGCCGAACTGGCTTCCGCGCGCCTGTTGCTGGAATCCTCCGCCGTGCATCTTGATTACGATGCGTTGCCACCCTCCTTGCCGACCGACGTCGAGCGAGGTCTGGCGTTGGTCATACGCGAAGCAGTCACCAACATCCATCGGCACGCAGGCGCCACCGAGGCAAGCGTGCGATTTGAATCCACGGCGGAAAAACTCGATATGCAGATTTGCGACAATGGACGCGGCGGCCAAAGTGTGGAAGGCAACGGCATCAACGGCATGCGCGAGCGTGTGCGTGCGATGGGTGGCGCGCTCTTGATTGAATCGCCGCCCAAGCGTGGTACTTGCCTCACCGTTTACGTTCCGCTGGGTGCCAAGCGTCGTTCCGTGCAAAGTCTGGCCTCGCCTTCGGACAACGAGTCAACCGATCTCGCACAGGGGGCGGCATGATCCGCGTGCTGCTGGCCGAAGACCAGGCGATGGTACGTGGGGCGCTGTCGGCCTTGCTCAATCTCGAATCGGATATCGAAGTGCTCGGTTCCGTTCCCGATGGCGAAGCGGCATGGCGTGAGGTACAGCGGTTGAAGCCCGATGTGCTGGTGACGGATATCGAAATGCCAGGCATCACCGGTCTTGAGCTGGTGCAACGTATCCAGCGGCACGAATTGCCGGTGAAGTCGATCATCGTCACCACCTTTGCGCGGCCGGGTTTTTTGCGGCGTGCGCTGGACGCCGGTGTATTGGGCTATCTGCTGAAAGATGCACCGGCGGAAAACCTAGCCGAAGCGTTGCGTGCCGTGCACCGCGGTGGGCGCTCGATCGACCCGCAGCTTGCACTGGAGGCGTGGTCGGAAGCAGATCCGCTCAACGACCGCGAACGCCAGGTGCTGCGTTTGGCCGGCGAGGGGCAATCGGCCGCCGATATCGCCACCAAACTCAACCTCTCGCACGGCACGGTGCGCAATTATCTTTCCGAGGCGATCGGCAAATTGGGGGCGGCCAACCGGATCGAGGCGTACCGGTTGGCGCGGCAGAAGGGCTGGCTGTAGTGCCCGTTACCTAACGCCGCGTCGGTCCAGCGTGGTGTGCGAACGTGTGGGAATGAGTTCAACGTGGGCGTCTGCCCAGGCAGGGACACGCGGAGTGCCTTGCGGGATAATGCCTCGCTGTCACCCAGAATCGCCGATGTGAAAAAGTCCGACTTCAACTTCGACCTGCCAACCGAGCTGATTGCGCAATCTCCACTGCCCCAGCGCAGCGCTAGCCGGCTGTTGCTGCTGGATGTGCCGGTGCGTACCTGGCAGGACCGGATGTTTCGCGAGTTGCCATCGTTCCTGCGCAAGAATGATCTGCTGGTTTTCAACGACACCCGGGTGCTGCCAGCGCGCCTGTATGGCCACAAGCCCAGTGGCGGGGCGGTGGAGATCTTGATCGAGCGTGTCACGGGTACGCATGACGCGATCGTGCAGCTAGGCGTGAGCAAAAAGCCGCGGCCAGGTACGGCGATCATTCTGGCGGATGGTAGCCAGGCTACCGTGCAGGGGCGTGAGGAGAGTTTTTTTCGCTTGCGTTTTGAATCACCCGAGCCTTTGGAGCGCCTGCTGATGAGGTTGGGCGAGATGCCGTTGCCGCCGTATATCTCGCGGCATGCCGATGCCAGCGACCTGGAGCGGTACCAGACCGTTTATGCGCGTGAGCCTGGGGCTGTCGCCGCACCCACGGCCGGCCTGCATTTCGATGAAGGCTTGCTGACCCAGATACGCGACAAGGGTGTGCACTTTGGCTATGTAACCTTGCATGTCGGCGCGGGTACCTTTCAGCCTGTGCGTACGGATGATCTGGCACATCACCAGATGCATCGCGAGTGGCTCAATGTCGGCGCTGGATTGGTCGATCAGATTCACCGCACGCGCCGGGCGGGTGGTCGCGTGATTGCCGTGGGCACCACGGTGGTGCGTGCACTGGAAAGCGCGACCGTGGATAGCGTGTTGCGTCCATTTGCTGGGGAAACGCAGATCTTTATTTTTCCTGGGTATCGCATTACCAGCATCGATGGGTTGATCACCAATTTCCATTTACCCCAATCGACCTTGCTGATGTTGGTGTCCGCGCTTGCGGGGCGGGAGTACATCCTTGGGGCTTATGAGCATGCGGTGAAGCAGCGATATCGTTTCTTTTCGTATGGCGACGCAATGCTGATTTTTCCGCAGGGCGCCACGTAGGTTGGAGTGCAAACTCCAACGTCGCCATCTCTCACGGACCACAATGTTGGGGTTTTCACCCCGACTTACGCAGCCATTCCTTTCATGTCCATGCATTTCGACCTTCTCACTACCGACGGCGCCGCGCGTCGCGGACGACTTACCTTTGACCGCGGCACCGTGGAAACCCC
The sequence above is a segment of the Dyella sp. M7H15-1 genome. Coding sequences within it:
- a CDS encoding sensor histidine kinase, which gives rise to MSFSLPVPAWMWPTPDSEAAENIRKGHNPWMDAVHLLWSIWIFFGPLMDGRGFTFKWLITTAVTYPIFASLYGLCIIRPRRSVYRYAWGIALLGLLTLKFNDSSGGCYFIYGCVMLRTCEWSWRKYLLQVFAMCVAFALVSSVDGMPWQVIAYLIAMVGIITTVINVSINASKKNAALKLSQDEVRRLAATAERERIGRDLHDLLGHTLSLITLKLELSRKLFDRDPVASRRELEEAENVARHALGEVRAAVTGIRATDLAAELASARLLLESSAVHLDYDALPPSLPTDVERGLALVIREAVTNIHRHAGATEASVRFESTAEKLDMQICDNGRGGQSVEGNGINGMRERVRAMGGALLIESPPKRGTCLTVYVPLGAKRRSVQSLASPSDNESTDLAQGAA
- a CDS encoding response regulator transcription factor; translation: MIRVLLAEDQAMVRGALSALLNLESDIEVLGSVPDGEAAWREVQRLKPDVLVTDIEMPGITGLELVQRIQRHELPVKSIIVTTFARPGFLRRALDAGVLGYLLKDAPAENLAEALRAVHRGGRSIDPQLALEAWSEADPLNDRERQVLRLAGEGQSAADIATKLNLSHGTVRNYLSEAIGKLGAANRIEAYRLARQKGWL
- the queA gene encoding tRNA preQ1(34) S-adenosylmethionine ribosyltransferase-isomerase QueA yields the protein MKKSDFNFDLPTELIAQSPLPQRSASRLLLLDVPVRTWQDRMFRELPSFLRKNDLLVFNDTRVLPARLYGHKPSGGAVEILIERVTGTHDAIVQLGVSKKPRPGTAIILADGSQATVQGREESFFRLRFESPEPLERLLMRLGEMPLPPYISRHADASDLERYQTVYAREPGAVAAPTAGLHFDEGLLTQIRDKGVHFGYVTLHVGAGTFQPVRTDDLAHHQMHREWLNVGAGLVDQIHRTRRAGGRVIAVGTTVVRALESATVDSVLRPFAGETQIFIFPGYRITSIDGLITNFHLPQSTLLMLVSALAGREYILGAYEHAVKQRYRFFSYGDAMLIFPQGAT